A genomic segment from Acipenser ruthenus chromosome 5, fAciRut3.2 maternal haplotype, whole genome shotgun sequence encodes:
- the LOC117403411 gene encoding acylphosphatase-2-like isoform X2, whose amino-acid sequence MRTLNKNSFCMSRYRRGDFVLTILLLVLVTMSDVVNADAKMLSLDFEIFGRVQGVCFRMYTEEAGRKLGLSGWVKNTRQGTVVGQVQGAADKVNTIQEHLLSTSRSSGHAAL is encoded by the exons ATGAGAACGCTGAATAAAAATTCGTTCTGCATGTCGAGGTACAGAAGGGGTGATTTTGTGTTAACTATACTTCTACTAGTACTAGTTACAATGTCAGACGTAGTTAACGCCGATGCAAAGATGCTTTCCCTAGACTTTGAGATTTTTGGTCGTGTTCAAG GTGTCTGCTTCAGAATG TACACTGAGGAGGCAGGCAGGAAGCTGGGATTGTCTGGCTGGGTTAAGAACACCAGACAAGGGACTGTAGTGGGCCAAGTGCAGGGAGCAGCTGACAAAGTAAACACTAT ACAAGAACACCTGCTTTCCACCTCCAGAAGCTCAGGTCATGCTGCACTGTAG
- the LOC117402220 gene encoding forkhead box protein G1, with translation MGDQKEPTMVPKSTSFSIKSLLFPSKSDNPNSGAPEKKTLPEEMESCYFNQDNHREEEADGPKEQNKNGKYDKPAFSYNALIMMAIRQSPEKRLTLNGIYEFIMNNFPYYREHKQGWQNSIRHNLSLNKCFVKVPRHYDDPGKGNYWMLDPSSDDVFIGGTTGKLRRRSTTSRGKLALKKGLRFGPLGLGLSDRASNPLYWQISPFLSLHHPHYNRSASGFLSQGHAYGSLLSGIDQLGNGDLSRPILGGSGLTNSYGVSTSSVSLLSGQSGYFVSGAQHSQPVQHNGGGFGVPSSSPSTLISETLRPSLPSFTSGVSTGFAGVLSHQNRVTSASSFLN, from the coding sequence ATGGGGGATCAGAAAGAGCCGACAATGGTTCCCAAATCCACTTCGTTTAGTATCAAGAGCCTGCTGTTTCCTTCTAAAAGTGACAACCCAAACTCAGGGGCCCCAGAAAAGAAAACTCTGCCTGAGGAAATGGAATCGTGTTATTTTAACCAGGACAATCACAGGGAGGAAGAGGCAGACGGACCGAAAGAACAGAATAAAAATGGGAAATACGACAAACCGGCGTTCAGTTACAACGCTTTAATAATGATGGCTATCAGACAGAGTCCAGAAAAGAGACTGACTCTCAATGGCATCTATGAGTTTATCATGAACAATTTCCCTTACTATAGAGAGCACAAACAAGGCTGGCAAAACTCAATTCGGCACAACCTGAGCCTGAATAAATGCTTTGTGAAAGTACCAAGGCATTACGATGATCCAGGAAAGGGGAACTACTGGATGCTGGACCCGTCGAGCGACGATGTCTTTATCGGGGGGACAACTGGCAAACTTCGGAGGCGGTCAACAACATCGAGGGGCAAGTTGGCACTGAAAAAAGGACTTCGGTTTGGGCCTCTCGGGCTGGGATTGAGCGACAGGGCAAGCAACCCTTTGTACTGGCAAATATCGCCATTTTTATCTTTGCATCACCCTCATTATAACAGGTCTGCATCAGGATTTCTGAGCCAGGGCCATGCTTACGGCTCTCTGCTTTCCGGGATTGACCAGTTGGGAAACGGGGACCTGTCTCGTCCGATATTGGGTGGATCTGGTCTGACAAACAGTTACGGCGTGAGCACGTCTTCTGTCAGTTTACTATCAGGACAGTCTGGCTATTTCGTCTCTGGAGCCCAGCACTCGCAGCCCGTTCAGCACAATGGAGGCGGTTTCGGGGTACCATCCAGCTCGCCCTCTACACTGATTTCTGAAACACTGAGACCGTCACTGCCTTCCTTTACGTCGGGTGTTTCTACGGGATTTGCTGGGGTCCTGTCGCATCAAAACAGGGTTACATCTGCTAGTTCGTTTTTAAACTGA